A window from Vigna angularis cultivar LongXiaoDou No.4 chromosome 7, ASM1680809v1, whole genome shotgun sequence encodes these proteins:
- the LOC108336457 gene encoding uncharacterized protein LOC108336457 — MTPKTFNFPAKRTTALFLLTATAAAAAAQTTNSAVLSHLPALSADKAGGEIHGLVRTARAVSTVASTVVDYEFSLRGLKKDSDQYRLTISQVHLRSAKRFLKLCEANKGFYVKAGQFVAAQKVLPTEYSSTLSSLQDRVAPVPFNIVREVLENSLGPDFSDMFLSIDEQPIAAASIAQVHRAVLKSGYDVAIKVQYPWIEQQMNFDTRTMYFLSKTIAWLYPQYKLEWLPLAFAKSVSSELDFVQEARNSEIAAKTFRNNKMVKIPHVFWDLTTRLVLTMQFCAGHKIDDLDFLNQIGVDPEKVAKSLIQLFAEMIFVHGYIHGDPHPGNILVSPEGCNGFSLVLLDHAVYTVLDEEFRKDFCKLWEALILKDSMKTMWFGERLGSGKYSRYLPIIFTGTTIESKYAVGISIEEKEALKRELKSLLFEDLHSFMESLPPDFIAIMRADALIRSIIRKMDVSRVMRLLTYTKYAVYGGLCPKLNGEGQSRKILGTNFYFAVKAGFFSFISTLKYVRILITVLIGASNVIPWQQKLKSVRSYLYSKINCDSLGFLVHSVFLLLCIRPALF, encoded by the exons ATGACGCCTAAAACTTTCAATTTTCCCGCCAAACGCACAACCGCACTTTTCCTTCTAACGGCAACCGCCGCAGCAGCAGCAGCACAAACTACTAACTCCGCCGTGCTCTCTCATCTTCCAGCACTTTCCGCCGACAAAGCTGGAGGTGAAATCCATGGTCTCGTCCGCACCGCTCGTGCCGTCTCCACG GTCGCTTCCACTGTTGTTGACTATGAATTTTCTTTGCGTGGCCTTAAAAAGGACTCGGACCAGTACCGTCTAACGATTTCTCAG GTGCATCTACGCTCTGCCAAGAGGTTTCTCAAGTTATGCGAAGCCAACAAAGGGTTTTATGTGAAGGCTGGGCAGTTTGTTGCGGCGCAGAAAGTGCTTCCTACAGAGTACTCGTCCACTTTGTCTTCGTTACAGGACCGG GTTGCTCCTGTTCCTTTTAACATTGTCAGGGAGGTGTTAGAGAATAGTCTCGGACCTGATTTCTCTGATAT GTTTTTGTCAATTGATGAACAACCTATAGCTGCTGCATCTATTGCTCAAGTTCACCGTGCAGTGCTGAAAAGCGGTTATGATGTAGCAATCAAG GTACAGTATCCTTGGATAGAGCAGCAGATGAATTTTGATACAAGAACAATGTATTTCCTATCGAAAACTATTGCATGG TTATACCCTCAATACAAGCTCGAGTGGCTACCCTTAGCGTTTGCTAAGTCTGTGTCTTCAGAACTTG ATTTTGTTCAGGAGGCAAGGAATTCTGAGATAGCAGCCAAAACATTCAGAAATAACAAAATGGTCAAAATTCCTCATGTATTCTGG GACTTGACAACAAGGCTTGTCCTAACCATGCAGTTTTGTGCAGGACACAAG ATTGATGACTTGGATTTTCTGAATCAGATTGGGGTTGATCCAGAAAAG GTAGCAAAATCACTGATTCAGCTATTTGCTGAAATGATATTTGTACATGGTTACATACATGGTGATCCTCACCCTGGTAATATTTTAGTTTCCCCAGAAGGCTGTAATGGTTTCTCTTTGG TTCTTCTAGATCACGCAGTGTACACGGTATTGGATGAAGAATTTAGAAAAGATTTCTGTAAGTTATGGGAAGCCTTGATTCTCAAGGATTCAATGAAAACAATGTGGTTTGGTGAGCGATTAGGTTCTGGGAAGTATTCCAGATACTTACCCATCATTTTCACTGGAACAACCATTGAAAG CAAATATGCCGTTGGAATATCGATTGAAGAAAAAGAGGCCTTGAAACGTGAATTGAAATCTCTGTTATTTGAGGACTTGCATTCATTCATGGAGTCTCTGCCGCCAGATTTTATTGCTATTATGCGTGCAGA TGCACTGATAAGGTCAATTATTAGAAAGATGGATGTCTCACGGGTCATGAGGCTGCTAACTTACACCAAATATGCTGTGTATGGTGGTCTGTGTCCAAAATTGAATGGTGAAGGGCAATCACGTAAAATACTCGGAACAAACTTCT ATTTTGCTGTGAAAGCTGGTTTTTTCAGTTTCATATCAACGTTAAAATATGTTCGGATC
- the LOC108338625 gene encoding isocitrate dehydrogenase [NADP]: protein MAFQKISVANPIVEMDGDEMTRVIWKSIKDKLILPFLELDIKYYDLGLPYRDETDDKVTIESAEATLKYNVAIKCATITPDEARVKEFGLKNMWKSPNGTIRNILNGTVFREPILCKNIPRLVPGWTKAICIGRHAFGDQYRATDAVIKGAGKLKLVFVPEGQGEKTELEVFDFTGEGGVSLAMYNTDESIRSFAEASMATALEKKWPLYLSTKNTILKKYDGRFKDIFQEVYEASWKSKFEAAGIWYEHRLIDDMVAYALKSEGGYVWACKNYDGDVQSDFLAQGFGSLGLMTSVLVCPDGKTIEAEAAHGTVTRHFRVHQKGGETSTNSIASIFAWTRGLAHRAKLDNNAKLLDFTEKLEAACIGVVEAGKMTKDLALIIHGSKLSREHYLNTEEFIDAVAADLRNKLSA, encoded by the exons ATGGCGTTCCAGAAGATCAGCGTCGCCAATCCCATCGTCGAGATGGACG GAGATGAAATGACTAGGGTTATCTGGAAATCAATCAAGGACAAG CTCATTTTGCCTTTCTTGGAGTTGGACATAAAGTATTATGACCTTGGTCTTCCATACCGTGATGAGACCGATGATAAAGTTACAATTGAAAGCGCAGAAGCTACTCTCAA ATACAACGTAGCAATCAAATGTGCAACTATCACTCCAG ATGAGGCTCGTGTGAAGGAGTTTGGCCTGAAGAATATGTGGAAGAGTCCAAATGGGACAATTAGGAACATTTTGAATG GAACTGTCTTCAGAGAACCAATTCTTTGCAAAAACATTCCGCGCCTTGTTCCTG GTTGGACAAAGGCAATATGCATCGGAAGACATGCATTTGGTGACCAATATCGGGCTACTGACGCAGTAATTAAAGGAGCTGGAAAGCTGAAGCTGGTGTTTG TTCCAGAAGGCCAAGGTGAGAAGACTGAATTAGAGGTTTTTGACTTTACTGGTGAGGGAGGCGTTTCATTGGCTATGTACAATACTGATGAG TCAATTCGTTCTTTTGCCGAGGCTTCTATGGCAACTGCTTTAGAGAAAAAGTGGCCTCTTTATCTTAGCACCAAAAATACAATTCTTAAGAAATATGATGGAAG ATTCAAGGACATATTTCAGGAAGTTTACGAGGCAAGCTGGAAATCAAAGTTTGAGGCTGCTGGTATATG GTATGAACATCGGCTCATTGATGATATGGTGGCTTATGCACTTAAGAGTGAAGGAGGTTACGTATGGGCATGCAAAAACTATGATGGTGATGTGCAGAGTGATTTCTTAGCTCAAG GTTTTGGATCATTGGGTTTGATGACATCTGTACTG GTTTGCCCTGACGGAAAGACTATTGAAGCAGAAGCGGCCCATGGAACAGTTACCCGTCATTTTAGGGTTCATCAGAAAGGAGGCGAAACCAGCACAAATAGCATAGCATCCATCTTTGCCTGGACGAGAGGGCTAGCTCACAG GGCAAAACTGGATAACAATGCTAAACTGTTGGATTTCACTGAAAAGCTAGAGGCAGCTTGCATTGGAGTTGTTGAGGCTGGGAAGATGACCAAGGACTTGGCACTTATTATTCATGGATCCAA GCTTTCAAGAGAGCACTATTTGAACACAGAGGAGTTCATCGATGCCGTGGCAGCCGATCTTAGAAATAAGCTTTCTGCATAG
- the LOC108338337 gene encoding UTP--glucose-1-phosphate uridylyltransferase: protein MATATEKLSALQTAVAGLNEISENEKSGFINLVTRYLSGEAQHVEWSKIQTPTDEVVVPYDTLAPTPEDASEVKNLLDKLVVLKLNGGLGTTMGCTGPKSVIEVRDGLTFLDLIVIQIENLNSKYGSNVPLLLMNSFNTHDDTQKIIEKYQNSNIEIHTFNQSQYPRLVSEDFLPLPSKGRTDKDGWYPPGHGDVFPSLSNSGKLDALLSQGKEYVFVANSDNLGAIVDLQILHHLVQNKNEYCMEVTPKTLADVKGGTLISYEGRVQLLEIAQVPDEHVSEFKSIEKFKIFNTNNLWVNLNAVKRLVESDALKMEIIPNPKEVDGIKVLQLETAAGAAIRFFDKAIGINVPRSRFLPVKATSDLLLVQSDLYTLESGFVIRNKARANPENPSIELGPEFKKVSNFLGRFKSIPSIVELDSLKVAGDVWFGAGVILKGKVSIVAKPDVKLEVPDGAVVADKEINGPEDL from the exons ATGGCTACTGCCACTGAGAAGCTCTCCGCTCTCCAAACCGCCGTCGCCGGACTGAACGAAATCAG TGAGAACGAGAAGAGTGGATTCATCAACCTCGTCACCCGCTATCTCAG TGGCGAGGCGCAGCATGTGGAATGGAGCAAGATCCAGACGCCTACGGACGAAGTGGTTGTGCCTTACGACACTTTGGCGCCAACTCCTGAAG ATGCTTCGGAGGTGAAGAATCTATTGGACAAGCTCGTGGTGTTGAAGCTAAATGGAGGCTTGGGAACAACTATGGGCTGCACTGGTCCTAA ATCTGTCATTGAAGTTCGTGATGGGTTGACATTTCTAGATTTAATTGTCATCCAAATTGAG AATCTTAATTCCAAATACGGAAGCAATGTTCCTTTGCTTTTGATGAATTCATTCAACACTCATGATGACACTCAAAAG ATTATTGAAAAATACCAAAACTCAAATATTGAGATTCATACTTTTAACCAG AGCCAGTATCCTCGATTGGTTTCTGAAGACTTTCTGCCATTGCCTTCCAAAGGGCGTACTGACAAGGACGGATG GTACCCTCCCGGCCATGGTGATGTCTTCCCATCATTATCTAACAGTGGCAAACTTGATGCACTATTGTCCCAG GGTAAAGAGTATGTATTTGTAGCCAATTCGGATAACTTGGGAGCTATAGTTGACTTGC AAATCTTACATCACTTGGTCCAGAACAAGAATGAATACTGTATGGAG GTGACTCCCAAGACATTGGCTGATGTCAAGGGTGGCACTTTGATTTCTTACGAAGGAAGAGTTCAG CTCCTGGAAATCGCACAAGTCCCAGATGAACAT GTCAGTGAATTCAAGTCAATTGAGAAGTTCAAAATTTTCAACACAAATAATTT GTGGGTGAACTTAAACGCTGTAAAAAGGCTTGTTGAATCTGATGCTCTTAAGATGGAAATTATTCCCAATCCAAAg GAAGTCGATGGAATTAAAGTTCTTCAGCTGGAAACTGCAGCTGGTGCTGCCATAAGG TTCTTTGACAAGGCTATTGGTATTAATGTTCCTCGATCACGGTTCCTTCCAGTGAAGGCAACTTCAGATTTACTTCTTGTCCAG TCTGACCTCTACACCTTGGAAAGTGGATTTGTCATTCGGAACAAAGCTAGGGCAAATCCTGAAAACCCTTCTATTGAACTGGGACCAGAATTTAAGAAG GTTAGCAACTTCTTGGGCCGCTTCAAGTCAATTCCTAGTATTGTTGAGCTTGACAGTCTTAAAGTGGCTGGCGATGTATGGTTTGGAGCTGGAGTTATCCTCAAG GGAAAAGTGAGTATTGTAGCAAAGCCTGATGTAAAGCTGGAAGTTCCAGACGGTGCTGTCGTTGCGGACAAG GAAATTAACGGCCCAGAGGACCTGTGA